In Anaerolineae bacterium, the following proteins share a genomic window:
- a CDS encoding ribbon-helix-helix domain-containing protein, whose product MHTQKVAITIPKELVTMIDGISKKRGLSRSKFISTVLREKLISERNSHIKDAYDKAFSDESIRKEQLGCAKWFEGLGTEEGQEW is encoded by the coding sequence ATGCATACTCAAAAGGTTGCCATTACTATTCCAAAAGAATTAGTAACGATGATTGATGGCATCAGTAAGAAAAGGGGGCTATCCAGAAGCAAATTTATCTCTACGGTACTCAGGGAAAAGCTCATATCGGAAAGAAACAGCCATATTAAGGATGCTTATGACAAGGCCTTTTCAGACGAATCAATAAGAAAAGAACAGCTTGGCTGCGCCAAGTGGTTTGAAGGATTGGGAACTGAAGAGGGGCAAGAATGGTAA
- a CDS encoding MarR family EPS-associated transcriptional regulator, whose amino-acid sequence MLLSEKHFQILEILGGQEISTQRQLAKFTGISLGQINYVLKQLLSKGLVKIGNFSKNPHKIGYVYLLTPKGIEEKSKLAAHFIVSKLKEYNNIRGKLAERLTAIAKNGHKRIVFIGPEIIKEFIDSIIHEKALALVLVAHCEDRQDIKQYDDNSFDLVVEFNINQDAKTAKLNGISSDRVISLW is encoded by the coding sequence ATGCTCCTTTCAGAAAAGCACTTTCAAATATTAGAGATCCTGGGCGGGCAGGAGATTTCAACTCAGCGCCAACTGGCGAAGTTTACGGGAATCAGCCTTGGCCAGATCAATTATGTCCTTAAGCAGCTTCTGTCAAAAGGCCTTGTCAAAATCGGCAACTTCAGTAAAAATCCTCACAAGATAGGTTATGTCTATCTTTTAACCCCAAAAGGGATTGAGGAAAAATCAAAGTTGGCTGCACATTTTATAGTATCCAAACTAAAAGAGTACAATAACATCCGTGGTAAGCTGGCGGAACGATTAACGGCCATTGCAAAAAACGGCCATAAGCGCATTGTTTTTATCGGGCCTGAAATAATAAAAGAGTTTATTGATTCCATAATACATGAAAAAGCTTTAGCGCTGGTTCTGGTGGCTCACTGCGAAGACCGGCAGGATATCAAACAATATGATGATAATTCCTTTGATCTTGTTGTTGAATTTAATATAAATCAAGATGCAAAGACAGCAAAGCTCAATGGAATTTCTTCTGACAGGGTAATTTCTCTCTGGTAA
- a CDS encoding DUF86 domain-containing protein, with amino-acid sequence MPYRSWKFRIDDIIEAINKIERYTHGIDFASWQNDEKTVDAVIRNLEVIGEASSYLPIEVQEQYKDVPWGMMKGIRNILAHEYFGVDLEIVWKTVKDDLPILKKRLL; translated from the coding sequence ATGCCGTATAGGAGTTGGAAGTTTCGAATTGATGATATTATTGAAGCGATTAACAAAATTGAGCGCTATACCCATGGTATCGATTTTGCGTCATGGCAAAATGATGAAAAGACGGTAGATGCTGTTATCCGCAATCTTGAAGTGATTGGAGAAGCCTCTTCTTATCTGCCCATAGAAGTTCAAGAACAATACAAGGATGTGCCTTGGGGCATGATGAAAGGGATCCGTAATATTTTAGCCCATGAGTATTTTGGTGTTGACCTTGAAATTGTTTGGAAAACGGTTAAGGATGACCTGCCGATTCTGAAGAAACGCTTGCTGTAA
- a CDS encoding nucleotidyltransferase family protein, whose product MKRQNILKILAEHRSEIESRFGVVSLSLFGSVARDEAVAESDVDILVTFVKTPGMFGFLELKEYLEYLLQCPVDLVTKNALKYQFREQILQEAIHAV is encoded by the coding sequence ATGAAGCGCCAGAATATATTGAAAATTCTTGCTGAACATCGTAGTGAAATTGAATCACGTTTTGGTGTGGTATCATTATCGCTTTTTGGTTCTGTGGCCCGCGATGAGGCTGTGGCAGAAAGCGATGTTGATATTCTGGTAACTTTTGTGAAAACTCCTGGGATGTTTGGTTTCCTTGAGTTGAAAGAATACCTCGAATACCTCTTGCAATGTCCCGTTGACCTCGTTACCAAGAATGCCCTAAAATATCAGTTTCGTGAACAGATTCTTCAGGAGGCTATTCATGCCGTATAG
- a CDS encoding Wzz/FepE/Etk N-terminal domain-containing protein translates to MTNQESNQQQYPQNYPPYEDEINLIDYLLVLWKWKWLIIAGTLVFAVIAAVISLRMPEIYEISTVIKPGIAGVKDDGSFIYIDSVDNISGKINEGIYDRNIQKALHLNQLKAGINFKFTIAKETNMIKITSQWEEESRDLGIKATGQLLRFLVDDYERIVKSRKAVFDGQIFSKQNNIKKFEAQRELFGKSLKDIKRGTDGLKKEADNLKNNTEDLIKQRDLLLKESNAGAEIPLLLYSTTIQQNISYLNQINNQIYDFKEKEKEALQEIGEAERGIDTAKTEIDELEVNKEMIANIKVIQEPEVSLHPVKSKKKQIVLLATVVALFMAVFLAFFIEYIKNATRSTK, encoded by the coding sequence CTGGTCCTGTGGAAATGGAAATGGCTCATCATAGCCGGCACCCTGGTCTTTGCTGTTATAGCGGCTGTCATAAGTCTCCGGATGCCTGAGATTTACGAGATTTCCACGGTCATCAAGCCCGGTATTGCGGGCGTTAAAGATGATGGAAGCTTTATATACATCGATTCTGTGGATAATATAAGCGGAAAGATAAATGAAGGAATTTACGATAGAAATATACAAAAAGCATTGCATTTGAACCAACTGAAGGCAGGTATTAATTTCAAATTTACGATTGCTAAAGAAACTAATATGATAAAGATTACCTCTCAATGGGAAGAGGAGAGCAGAGATCTTGGGATAAAAGCTACCGGGCAGCTGTTACGGTTTCTTGTTGATGATTACGAAAGAATCGTTAAGTCCAGAAAGGCTGTTTTTGACGGGCAAATCTTTTCTAAACAAAACAATATCAAAAAGTTCGAAGCACAAAGAGAATTATTTGGGAAATCTCTAAAGGATATCAAGCGCGGGACGGACGGATTGAAGAAGGAGGCGGATAATCTTAAAAACAATACCGAGGACCTGATAAAACAAAGAGATTTGCTGTTAAAAGAAAGTAATGCTGGGGCTGAAATACCTCTCCTTCTATACTCTACAACAATTCAGCAGAACATTTCTTATCTAAACCAGATAAATAATCAGATTTATGATTTCAAGGAAAAAGAAAAGGAAGCACTACAAGAAATTGGAGAGGCAGAAAGAGGTATTGATACTGCAAAAACAGAGATAGATGAGTTAGAAGTAAATAAAGAGATGATTGCCAATATAAAGGTTATTCAGGAGCCGGAGGTTTCGCTGCACCCTGTCAAGTCTAAAAAGAAACAGATCGTCCTTCTTGCCACTGTCGTTGCATTATTCATGGCTGTTTTCCTTGCATTCTTCATCGAATACATAAAAAATGCCACCCGCTCCACCAAATAA